GATATGCGCCTGTCCGCCATGCTCGCCGACTATCTCTCCGGAAACGGCTACACCGTCCACACCGCGGCGACGGCCACGGCTGGCCTCACCGACCTTGGCCGCCGCGCCCCGGACGCCGTGATCCTCGACGTGATGCTGCCGGACCTCGACGGCTTCGAGACCTGCCGGCGCATGCGCGCGGTATCGGATGTGCCGATCCTCATGCTTACGGCCAAAGGCGAAGAGACAGATCGCATCGTCGGGCTGGAACTCGGAGCCGACGACTATCTGCCCAAGCCTTTCAATCCGCGCGAATTGCTGGCGCGCCTGAAGGCGGTCCTGCGCCGCCGCAACGGTAGCGCAGCGGTTTCGCGCGTCCTGCGCTTCGGGCGGCTGGAGATCGATCCGGGATCCCGCCTGGTCAGGATCGACGGCCGTGAATGTGCACTGACCAGCTACCAGTTCGACCTGCTTGTGGCGCTTGCCGAAAATGCCGGGCGCACGCTGTCGCGCGAACGGTTGATGGACACCGTCAAGGGCGAGGAGTTGGATGCGTTCGACCGCTCCATCGACGTCCATATCTCGCGCATCAGGGCGGCCATCGAAGACGATCCCAAGCATCCGAGGCGCATCATCACCGTGCGCGGCGCCGGCTATGTCTTCGCCCGGTTCCAGGACGATGAGAGATAGAGCGATGCGCAGCCGGCTGTTCCTGAAAATCTACCTCACGCTGCTTGCGAGCCTTGCAGCGGTCGCGGTCGCCAGCGCGGCCTTCGTGTGGCTGGGACAGGGCGAGGAGGAGTCCGGTTGGCAGAGCCAACGTGCTCGTTTCGTCGCCGCGCTGATTCCGCCCGACATGGACAGGCGGTCGGTGGAGGCGGCGCTGGAGCGGTTTTCACGGGCCTTGGACGCCGACATAGCCGTCTACGATCCGCGCGGCAGCCTGATCGCGAGCGCCGGCCGGCCGCTCCCGCGCGACATTCTCGAAAGGCCCTGGCGTCACGGCGGAGGCAACTTTCACACCATGGTGACGAAGTTGCCCGACGGGCGCGCCGTAGCCGCTCGCATGGGGCGGTCTATCGGTCCGTCCGGCCGCAATCCGCTCGCCTATCTGGCGTTGATTGCCGGAGTCATCGGGCTCGCCGCCTATCCGGTGGTGCGCCACCTGACCCGCCGGCTGGAGCGGTTACGCAGGGGCGTGGATGCGTGGGGAAGGGGCGATTTCGTGGCGCGTGTACCGGCCGACGGCAGCGATGAGGTCGCGGCGGTAGCGAAGAGCTTCAACAAGGCTGCCGATCACGTTGAGCGATTGATCAAGTCACACCGCGCTCTGCTCGCCAATGCCAGCCACGAATTGCGCTCGCCGCTTGCGCGCCTGCGCATGGCGATCGATCTCTATGAGCAGGCGCCGGACGAGAACCGCAAGGAGGAGATCGTACGCAACCTTGCCGAACTGGATATGCTCGTCGAGGAGATCCTGCTGGCGAGCAGGCTCGACCATATCGAGAAGCTCGATGCGCTCGAGTCCGTCGACCTCCTGGCCCTGGTCTCGGAAGAAGGCGCGCGCACCGGCGTCGAGGTCACCGGCACGCCTGTGACTGTCATGGGCGATGCGCGCCTGATCGGCAGGCTGGTTCGCAATCTCATGCAAAACGCGCTGCGCCACGGCGGCCCGCCTGTCGCCGCTACTCTTGCGCAGGCAGGCAATACAGCAGAACTGAGGGTCCGCGACCACGGCCCGGGCATACCGGACAGCGAGAAGGTCCGCGTATTTGAGCCGTTCTACCGGCCCTCGGGACGAAGCGAGGCCACCGGCGGCTGGGGCTTGGGGCTGGCGCTGGTGCGCCAGATCGCCGAGCGTCACGGCGGCTCGGTCCGTTACGAATCCCCACCGGGCGGCGGCGCCCGCTTCATCGTAACGCTTCCTGTCCACCGGGTCGCTGGAAAGATCAACTGAAGTCTCAATG
This Rhizobium sullae DNA region includes the following protein-coding sequences:
- a CDS encoding sensor histidine kinase, which produces MRSRLFLKIYLTLLASLAAVAVASAAFVWLGQGEEESGWQSQRARFVAALIPPDMDRRSVEAALERFSRALDADIAVYDPRGSLIASAGRPLPRDILERPWRHGGGNFHTMVTKLPDGRAVAARMGRSIGPSGRNPLAYLALIAGVIGLAAYPVVRHLTRRLERLRRGVDAWGRGDFVARVPADGSDEVAAVAKSFNKAADHVERLIKSHRALLANASHELRSPLARLRMAIDLYEQAPDENRKEEIVRNLAELDMLVEEILLASRLDHIEKLDALESVDLLALVSEEGARTGVEVTGTPVTVMGDARLIGRLVRNLMQNALRHGGPPVAATLAQAGNTAELRVRDHGPGIPDSEKVRVFEPFYRPSGRSEATGGWGLGLALVRQIAERHGGSVRYESPPGGGARFIVTLPVHRVAGKIN
- a CDS encoding response regulator, translating into MAERVLIVDDDMRLSAMLADYLSGNGYTVHTAATATAGLTDLGRRAPDAVILDVMLPDLDGFETCRRMRAVSDVPILMLTAKGEETDRIVGLELGADDYLPKPFNPRELLARLKAVLRRRNGSAAVSRVLRFGRLEIDPGSRLVRIDGRECALTSYQFDLLVALAENAGRTLSRERLMDTVKGEELDAFDRSIDVHISRIRAAIEDDPKHPRRIITVRGAGYVFARFQDDER